Proteins encoded in a region of the Esox lucius isolate fEsoLuc1 chromosome 9, fEsoLuc1.pri, whole genome shotgun sequence genome:
- the LOC105026824 gene encoding serine/arginine-rich splicing factor 7, producing MSRRGRNGDAKVYVGNLGTGAGKGELERAFGYYGPLRTVWIARNPPGFAFVEFEDTRDAEDAVRGLDGKIISGSRVRVELSTGMPRRSRYERAPTNRAFDPNDKCYECGERGHYAYDCHRYSRRRRSRSRSHSRSRGRRHSRSRSHSRSRGRRSRSFSPHRSHSPRRSQNVIPKRSRSRSRSRSKSRSLSNARSRSDSVGRSKSGSPKRSRSVSRSPC from the exons aTGCCAAGGTTTACGTCGGGAACCTGGGCACCGGTGCCGGGAAAGGAGAGCTGGAGCGGGCATTCGGGTATTACGGCCCCTTGAGAACAGTGTGGATTGCCAGGAACCCCCCAGGTTTTGCTTTTGTGGAGTTTGAAGACACCCGGGATGCTGAAGATGCAGTACGTGGCCTTGATGGCAA GATAATCAGTGGATCTCGAGTTCGAGTTGAATTGTCTACAGGGATGCCACGGCGATCTCGGTATGAGCGAGCACCCACCAACCGGGCCTTTGACCCCAACGACAAGTGCTATGAGTGTGGTGAGAGGGGGCACTATGCGTACGACTGCCACCGctacagccggcggaggagaaGCAG GTCACGGTCTCACTCAAGGTCCCGTGGGAGGAGGCACTCGCGCTCTCGCAGTCACAGCAGGAGCCGTGGCAGGAG ATCAAGATCCTTCTCTCCACACCGCTCTCATTCTCCCAGAAGATCTCAAAATGTTATCCCAAAACGATCAAG ATCTCGCTCAAGGTCAAGATCCAAATCGAGGTCACTTTCCAATGCAAGGAGCAG GTCTGATTCTGTGGGCAGATCCAAGTCTGGTTCCCCCAAAAGGAG